The Bacillus sp. Marseille-Q1617 genome has a segment encoding these proteins:
- the purF gene encoding amidophosphoribosyltransferase, whose translation MLAEIKGLNEECGVFGIWGHPNAAQITYYGLHSLQHRGQEGTGIIVSDGETLRGHKGEGLVTEVFQEGSIEKLTGDGAIGHVRYATAGGGGYENVQPLLFNSQSGGLALAHNGNLVNANALKHQLEGQGSIFQTTSDTEVLAHLIKRSGYTRLKDRVKNALTMLKGAYAFLVMTETEMMVALDPHGLRPLSLAKLGDAYCVASETCAFDIVGAEFVRDIEPGELLIINDEGITSERFSFSNGNAMCTMEYVYFSRPDSNIQGINVHSARKRMGMELAYEAPIEADVVTGVPDSSISSAIGYAEASGIPYEMGLIKNRYVGRTFIQPSQSLREQGVKMKLSPVRGVVEGKRVVMVDDSIVRGTTSKRIVSMLKEAGAKEVHVCISSPPIKNPCFYGIDTSTHEELIASSNSVEEMRQIIGADSLTFLSTDGVLKAIGRDDSSENRGQCLACFTGKYPTEIYPDTLHPHEKELVK comes from the coding sequence ATGCTTGCTGAAATCAAAGGTTTAAATGAAGAGTGCGGGGTGTTCGGGATATGGGGGCATCCGAATGCCGCACAAATTACGTATTACGGCCTTCACAGTCTCCAGCACAGAGGACAGGAAGGAACTGGGATCATCGTTTCGGACGGAGAGACGCTTCGCGGTCATAAAGGGGAAGGACTTGTAACCGAAGTGTTCCAGGAAGGTTCGATCGAGAAGCTCACGGGTGATGGAGCGATCGGGCATGTCCGCTATGCGACCGCAGGGGGCGGAGGCTATGAAAATGTCCAGCCTCTCCTTTTCAACTCGCAGAGCGGCGGGCTTGCACTTGCTCATAACGGGAACCTGGTCAATGCGAACGCCTTGAAGCATCAGCTTGAGGGGCAGGGGAGTATTTTTCAAACAACCTCGGATACAGAAGTCCTCGCTCATTTGATCAAAAGAAGCGGATATACCCGGTTGAAGGACCGGGTGAAGAATGCACTGACGATGCTGAAGGGGGCCTATGCGTTTCTGGTCATGACAGAAACGGAGATGATGGTGGCGCTGGATCCGCATGGTCTTCGCCCGTTATCCCTTGCTAAACTTGGAGATGCGTATTGTGTGGCATCTGAAACCTGTGCCTTTGATATCGTCGGAGCGGAATTCGTCCGTGACATCGAACCGGGAGAGCTCCTGATCATCAATGATGAGGGTATCACCTCGGAACGGTTCAGTTTTTCAAATGGAAATGCGATGTGCACGATGGAATATGTGTATTTCTCAAGACCGGACAGCAACATCCAGGGAATCAATGTCCACTCAGCCCGAAAACGGATGGGGATGGAACTTGCGTATGAAGCACCGATCGAAGCGGATGTCGTGACGGGGGTGCCGGACTCAAGCATTTCCAGTGCGATCGGCTACGCGGAAGCATCAGGGATCCCTTATGAAATGGGACTTATCAAAAACCGCTATGTCGGACGTACGTTCATCCAGCCGTCCCAGTCCCTCCGCGAACAGGGTGTGAAGATGAAGCTTTCGCCTGTAAGAGGGGTAGTCGAAGGAAAGCGCGTCGTAATGGTGGATGATTCCATCGTGCGCGGAACGACGAGCAAACGGATCGTCAGTATGCTGAAGGAAGCGGGAGCAAAGGAAGTACATGTCTGCATCAGTTCCCCTCCTATTAAAAATCCGTGCTTTTACGGGATTGATACGTCGACTCATGAAGAACTGATCGCGTCTTCTAATTCAGTGGAAGAAATGCGGCAGATCATCGGGGCGGATTCACTGACATTCCTAAGTACGGATGGTGTATTGAAAGCGATCGGGCGC